In a genomic window of Chrysemys picta bellii isolate R12L10 chromosome 1, ASM1138683v2, whole genome shotgun sequence:
- the LOC122173237 gene encoding olfactory receptor 52N4-like: MADFNLSDLDHSSFILAGIPGLEAAHLWISIPFSTFYIIGLFGNFMVLFVVGKEQTLHEPMYLLLCMLALTEIFASTSIVPKALCIFWFNLKGITLGGCLTQMFLLHAGSVTHSAVLVTMAFDRYVAICNPLRYATILTNARVAKLGLVCLIRAVLFVLPLPLLLSRHPFCANRIIPHTYCDHMAVAKMSCGDITVNRMYGLVIVFIVLGFDLTFIALSYGLIIRAILRIPSKEAHQKALNTCTAHICVMLMAYPIFLFSTLTYRFSQGIAPYVHIILANLYYLLLPMLNPIVYGVKTKELRDKMRKYICGM, translated from the coding sequence ATGGCAGATTTCAACCTCAGTGACTTGGACCATTCATCATTCATCCTAGCGGGAATCCCTGGCCTGGAAGCTGCTCACCtctggatttccatccctttTTCTACGTTCTACATTATTGGCCTGTTTGGAAATTTCATGGTTCTGTTTGTTGTAGGCAAAGAGCAGACCCTACATGAACCAATGTACCTGCTGCTTTGCATGCTGGCGCTCACAGAAATTTTTGCATCTACTTCCATTGTGCCAaaggcactgtgtatattttggttcaatttgaaaGGAATTACTTTAGgtggctgcctcacccagatgttccTCCTTCATGCGGGTTCTGTGACACATTCAGCCGTCCTCGTGACAATGGCCTTCGATCGCTATGTTGCCATATGTAACCCTCTGAGATACGCCACCATCCTCACCAATGCACGAGTAGCTAAACTAGGGCTTGTGTGTTTGATAAGAGCTGTTCTCTTcgttctgcccctgcccctgctcctgagcaGGCACCCATTCTGTGCCAACCGCATTATCCCCCATACGTACTGCGACCACATGGCTGTGGCAAAGATGTCATGTGGGGATATCACAGTGAACAGGATGTATGGCTTAGTGATAGTATTTATAGTCCTTGGGTTTGACCTGACATTTATTGCCCTGTCCTATGGACTGATCATCAGGGCCATCCTCAGAATACCCTCCAAGGAAGCCCACCAGAAAGCCCTCAACACCTGCACAGCGcacatctgtgtgatgctgaTGGCTTATCCTATCTTCCTTTTCTCCACTCTGACATACCGATTCAGTCAGGGCATTGCTCCCTACGTACACATCATCTTGGCCAATCTGTATTACCTCCTCCTTCCTATGCTCAACCCTATTGTTTATGGTgtcaaaaccaaagagcttcGTGACAAAATGCGCAAATACATCTGCGGAATGTGA
- the LOC101945546 gene encoding olfactory receptor 52N4-like, translating to MAVFNLTPSDSSTFILTGIPGLEAAHVWISIPFSMFYLIGLLGNFTVLFVVGKEQTLHKPMYLLLCMLALTEIITSTSVVPKALCIFWFNLKGITVAGCLTQMFFLHMGSMMHSAVLVTMAFDRYVAICNPLRYDTILTNARIAKLGLVGLIRTILFILPLPLLLIRQPFCANRIIPHTYCDHMAVAKMSCGDITVNRTYGLVMAFVVIGLDLTLVALSYCLIIRAVLRISSKRDHQKALNTCTAHIGVMLMSYPSFFFSTLTYRFGQGIAPHIHVILANLYLLLPPMLDPVIYGVKTKELRDKVGKYTYRR from the coding sequence ATGGCTGTTTTCAACCTCACCCCTTCTGACTCTTCAACATTCATCCTAACGGGCATCCCAGGCCTGGAAGCTGCTCACGtctggatttccatccctttctctatGTTCTACCTTATTGGCCTGTTGGGAAATTTCACAGTTCTGTTTGTTGTAGGGAAAGAGCAGACCCTACACAAGCCGATGTACCTCctgctctgcatgctggcgcTCACAGAAATCATTACGTCTACCTCCGTCGTGCCGaaggcactgtgtatattttggttcaatttgaaaGGCATTACTGTGGctggctgcctcacccagatgttcttccttCACATGGGTTCTATGATGCACTCAGCTGTCCTTGTGACAATGGCCTTTGATCGCTACGTCGCCATATGTAACCCTCTGAGATATGACACCATCCTCACTAATGCACGAATAGCTAAGCTAGGGCTAGTGGGTTTGATAAGAACCATTCTCTtcattctgcctcttcccctgctccTGATCAGGCAGCCATTCTGTGCCAACCGCATTATCCCCCACACGTACTGTGACCACATGGCTGTGGCAAAGATGTCATGTGGGGACATCACAGTGAACAGGACATACGGATTGGTGATGGCATTTGTAGTCATTGGGTTAGATCTCACACTGGTTGCCCTGTCCTATTGTCTAATCATCAGAGCTGTCCTCAGAATCTCCTCCAAGAGAGACCACCAGAAAGCCCTGaacacctgcacagcccacatcGGTGTGATGCTGATGTCATATCCTTCCTTCTTCTTCTCCACTCTGACATACCGGTTTGGTCAGGGCATCGCTCCCCACATTCACGTCATTTTGGCCAACCTCTATTTGCTTCTCCCCCCTATGCTTGACCCTGTCATTTATGGTgtcaaaaccaaagagcttcGTGACAAAGTCGGCAAGTACACCTACAGAAGGTGA
- the LOC122173238 gene encoding olfactory receptor 52N2-like — MAVFNLTHPEASEFILMGIPGLEAAHIWISIPFTTFYSMGLLGNFTLLFVIGKEQTLHKPMYLLLSMLALTEIGTSTSVVPKVLCIFWFNLKDITVGGCLTQMFFLHAGTVMHSAILVTMAFDRYVAICYPLRYATIVTNARIAKLGLVGLIRAVLFILPLPLLLSRQPFCANHIIPHTYCDHMAVAKLSCGDITVNRMYGLVIVFVVIMLDLTLIALSYGLIIRAVLRVSSKKAHQKAFSTCTAHISVMMMSYPSSLLSTLTYRFGQGIPPHVHIILANMYYLLLPMLNPIIYGARTVELREKLLKYTCRM; from the coding sequence ATGGCAGTTTTCAACCTCACCCACCCTGAAGCTTCAGAATTCATCTTAATGGGCATCCCTGGCTTGGAAGCTGCTCACAtctggatttccatccctttcACTACTTTCTATAGTATGGGCCTGTTGGGAAATTTCACGCTTCTGTTTGTTATAGGCAaggagcagaccctgcacaagccgATGTACCTGCTGCTCTCCATGCTGGCGCTCACAGAAATTGGCACGTCTACTTCCGTCGTGCCAAAGGTGCTGTGcatattttggttcaatttgaaaGATATTACTGTGGGTGGCTGTCTCACCCAAATGTTCTTCCTTCATGCGGGTACTGTTATGCATTCAGCCATCCTTGTAACAATGGCCTTTGATCGCTATGTTGCCATATGTTACCCTCTGAGATATGCCACGATCGTCACCAATGCACGAATAGCTAAGCTAGGGCTAGTGGGTTTGATAAgagctgttctcttcattctGCCCTTGCCACTGCTTCTGAGCAGGCAGCCATTCTGTGCCAACCACATTATCCCCCACACGTACTGCGACCACATGGCTGTGGCAAAGTTGTCGTGTGGGGACATCACAGTCAACAGGATGTACGGTTTGGTAATAGTATTTGTAGTCATCATGTTAGACCTGACGCTTATTGCCCTGTCCTATGGTCTGATCATAAGGGCTGTCCTCAGAGTATCCTCCAAGAAAGCGCACCAGAAAGCCTTCAGcacctgcacagcccacatcAGTGTGATGATGATGTCTTATCCTTCCTCCCTCTTGTCCACTCTGACATACCGATTTGGTCAGGGAATTCCTCCCCATGTTCACATCATCTTGGCCAACATGTATTACCTTCTCCTCCCCATGCTCAACCCTATCATTTATGGGGCCAGAACTGTAGAGCTTCGTGAGAAATTGCTTAAATACACTTGCAGAATGTGA